The following proteins are encoded in a genomic region of Mycobacterium kiyosense:
- a CDS encoding hypothetical protein (frameshifted, deletion at around 4793749): protein MLYWLTNTAASSARLYWESFSAISSFAEVALPSAFSLFPKEIIRVTERWLRTRFTDLRYYNAVSKGGHFAALEQPDVFVDEVRSAIRALG, encoded by the coding sequence ATGCTGTATTGGCTGACCAACACGGCCGCCTCCTCGGCCCGGTTGTATTGGGAAAGCTTCTCGGCGATCAGCTCGTTTGCCGAGGTCGCCCTGCCCAGCGCCTTCAGCCTCTTTCCGAAAGAAATCATCAGAGTCACCGAACGCTGGCTACGCACCAGATTCACCGACCTCCGCTACTACAACGCCGTCAGCAAGGGCGGCCACTTTGCCGCATTGGAACAGCCCGACGTCTTCGTCGACGAGGTCCGTTCCGCTATCCGGGCACTCGGTTAG
- the crtO_4 gene encoding beta-carotene ketolase, translating into MKDAPVPREADVVVVGSGHNGLVAAAYLAKAGLDVLVVEAAPTAGGMTSTNPFAPEAPEYTINEASIQASLFRTTTIDQDLGLSRQYGLRQTVIDPAHFQLAADGASLGLWRDPRKTAAELEYFSKKDARALLELYEVIDAAVEIGLPMMQTSVTEPEIKNILKSARAVLKNRKQLAALGRWMSSSQAEAVEESFEHDMIRAPMLSSLPFMPFDADMSGWSLIYLGVLSKYGVAMFHGGTGSLPKALIGVIKDNHGDVITNSPVEELIVTNNRCTGVRIRGGAEIRARRAVLTACSPKTTLTRLLPRGVLEPKKQNAADHIPTRKRGIADAKVNVALSGRVDMSKHEKWRGDGIDMRQACNCYHTYEQALEAARACVRGKVPDAIPGLAQVTNSFDPSMSPPGKDLWWFWTGLTPSYPEDGWDVARKKITDSILRDAEIYYKGVEDMQVAVRPLVLPDIEERFWAIDGSVYHVDPTISRFGPNKPVAGFAGYKTPVDGLYLTGSGTHPVAGISGMPGQNAARVMLKHLRLEDKGGRLGVLKELVTRRKKVEADPYSSGQNDPFPGQL; encoded by the coding sequence ATGAAGGACGCTCCCGTACCACGTGAGGCAGACGTCGTCGTCGTCGGCTCGGGCCACAACGGGCTGGTCGCGGCCGCGTATCTGGCCAAGGCCGGGCTCGACGTTCTCGTCGTCGAAGCCGCACCCACCGCGGGCGGTATGACATCGACGAATCCCTTTGCCCCCGAGGCGCCCGAATACACGATCAACGAGGCGTCCATCCAGGCGTCGCTGTTCCGCACCACCACCATCGACCAGGACTTGGGCCTGTCCCGCCAGTACGGGCTGCGCCAGACCGTCATCGATCCCGCACACTTCCAACTCGCGGCTGACGGCGCGTCCTTGGGCCTGTGGCGCGACCCCCGCAAGACCGCGGCCGAGCTGGAGTACTTCTCCAAGAAGGACGCTCGCGCGCTGCTGGAACTCTACGAAGTGATCGACGCCGCCGTCGAGATCGGCCTGCCGATGATGCAGACCAGCGTCACCGAGCCGGAGATCAAGAACATCTTGAAGTCGGCTCGCGCGGTGCTGAAGAACCGTAAGCAACTAGCCGCTCTTGGCCGCTGGATGTCCAGTTCGCAGGCTGAGGCCGTCGAAGAGAGCTTCGAGCACGACATGATCCGCGCGCCGATGCTGTCGAGCCTGCCGTTCATGCCGTTCGACGCCGATATGTCCGGCTGGTCGTTGATCTACCTCGGTGTGCTGAGCAAGTACGGCGTGGCAATGTTCCACGGCGGCACCGGATCCTTGCCCAAAGCGCTGATCGGCGTGATCAAGGACAACCACGGCGACGTGATAACCAACTCGCCCGTCGAGGAGCTGATCGTCACCAACAACCGGTGCACCGGGGTGCGCATCCGGGGCGGAGCCGAAATACGGGCCCGTCGCGCAGTGCTCACCGCGTGCAGCCCGAAGACCACGCTGACCAGGTTGTTGCCCCGCGGCGTGCTGGAGCCCAAGAAGCAGAATGCCGCCGACCACATTCCGACCCGCAAGCGGGGTATCGCCGACGCCAAGGTGAACGTGGCGCTGTCCGGGCGGGTCGACATGTCCAAACACGAGAAGTGGCGTGGCGACGGCATCGACATGCGACAGGCCTGCAACTGCTACCACACCTACGAGCAGGCCCTCGAAGCCGCACGTGCCTGTGTGCGCGGCAAGGTTCCCGACGCGATTCCGGGGCTGGCCCAGGTGACCAACTCCTTCGACCCGTCGATGTCGCCGCCGGGTAAGGATCTGTGGTGGTTCTGGACCGGCCTGACCCCCTCTTACCCCGAGGACGGCTGGGACGTGGCCCGCAAGAAGATCACCGACAGCATCCTCAGAGACGCTGAGATCTACTACAAAGGCGTGGAAGACATGCAGGTCGCCGTCCGCCCGCTGGTGCTGCCCGACATCGAGGAGCGGTTCTGGGCGATCGACGGTTCGGTCTATCACGTGGATCCGACCATCAGCCGGTTCGGCCCGAACAAGCCGGTGGCCGGCTTCGCCGGCTACAAGACTCCCGTCGACGGCCTCTACCTCACCGGGTCGGGCACGCACCCGGTCGCCGGCATCAGCGGTATGCCCGGGCAGAACGCGGCACGCGTCATGCTCAAGCACCTCCGCCTCGAGGACAAGGGCGGCCGACTCGGCGTCCTCAAGGAGTTGGTGACGCGCCGTAAGAAGGTCGAGGCCGACCCGTACTCCAGCGGACAGAACGACCCCTTCCCGGGCCAGTTATAG
- a CDS encoding 3-alpha-hydroxysteroid dehydrogenase, which translates to MAEFTGKRYVVTGAASGIGHAVAERLLAAGAEVYCLDRNQPTAKVTQHIEVDLANPHSIDTAVEQLTGEFDGLINVAGIPGTAPADLVMAVNSFAVRHLTESFFERLNPGAAVTIVSSTAGFGWPQRLDAIRDLLCTDTFEEGAAWFKANPQQGNAYNFSKEVTTVYAMSMGLALAEMGFRINAVLPGPVETPILVDFEESMGKDTLDGLKNLLGRHASPEDIADVVLFLASDDARWVNGQALAVDGGISGAVASGVVPAPRNLSRLRRSHDY; encoded by the coding sequence ATGGCCGAGTTCACGGGCAAACGTTACGTCGTCACCGGCGCCGCATCAGGTATCGGGCATGCGGTCGCCGAGCGACTGCTGGCTGCCGGCGCTGAGGTCTACTGCCTGGACCGCAATCAACCGACCGCCAAGGTGACCCAACACATCGAGGTCGACCTGGCCAACCCGCACAGTATCGACACCGCTGTGGAGCAACTCACTGGTGAGTTCGACGGGCTGATCAACGTTGCCGGCATTCCCGGCACCGCTCCCGCCGATCTGGTCATGGCCGTCAACAGTTTTGCGGTGCGGCACTTGACCGAGTCGTTCTTCGAGCGGCTCAACCCGGGCGCGGCGGTGACAATTGTGTCGTCGACCGCCGGCTTCGGCTGGCCGCAGCGACTCGACGCGATTCGCGATCTGCTGTGCACCGACACCTTCGAAGAGGGTGCGGCATGGTTCAAGGCCAACCCGCAGCAGGGCAATGCCTACAACTTCTCCAAGGAGGTCACCACCGTCTACGCCATGTCGATGGGTCTGGCGTTGGCGGAGATGGGTTTTCGGATCAATGCGGTGTTGCCCGGGCCCGTGGAGACACCGATTCTGGTGGACTTCGAGGAGTCGATGGGCAAGGACACCCTGGACGGGTTGAAGAATCTGCTCGGGCGGCACGCCAGCCCGGAGGACATCGCCGATGTGGTGTTGTTCCTGGCGTCAGACGATGCGCGGTGGGTCAACGGGCAGGCGCTCGCGGTCGACGGCGGGATCAGCGGGGCGGTGGCCAGTGGCGTGGTGCCGGCCCCCCGAAATCTGAGCCGGCTCAGGAGAAGCCATGACTATTGA
- a CDS encoding aldehyde dehydrogenase (frameshifted, insertion at around 4803959), translating to MVEEREPDIAAALAQDLGRSPAEAWLGDVASTKGEAVYARKHLKRWMRRRRESLPLAQLPGRAWVQYDPLGVVLVIGPWNYPLYLSLAPLVAAVAAGNCAVIKPSELAPATSALLARLLPLYVDPEAVRVVEGDATVTQELLAAGFDHVLFTGGTEVGKKIMAAAAPTLTPVTLELGGKSPVIVAADADIDVAARRIAWVKLLNSGQTCIAPDYVLADRRIVDQLVGRIVANVRDFRSGEPDPALRIVNQRQFDRLVSLISATDGKVVTGGRSDAATLRIEPTVIVDPAPTDPVMSEEIFGPILPVLAVESLDQAVDFVNSRPKPLALYVFASGQIGRDLIDRIPSGGAVINHVAMQCLVPSLPFGGVGASGMGAYHGKWGFEALSHRRAVLSKTAKPDLRLVYPPYSPRALKIMRKVF from the coding sequence TTGGTCGAGGAGCGCGAGCCGGACATCGCCGCGGCCCTGGCCCAAGACCTGGGTCGCTCGCCGGCCGAGGCGTGGTTGGGTGATGTCGCTTCGACCAAAGGCGAAGCGGTGTATGCGCGCAAGCATTTGAAGCGGTGGATGCGCAGACGCCGTGAGTCACTACCGTTGGCGCAGTTACCCGGCCGCGCCTGGGTGCAGTACGATCCGCTGGGCGTGGTGCTGGTGATCGGGCCGTGGAATTACCCGCTGTATCTGAGCCTGGCGCCGCTGGTGGCCGCGGTGGCCGCGGGCAATTGCGCGGTCATCAAACCGTCGGAGTTGGCACCTGCGACGTCGGCGCTGTTGGCGCGGTTGCTTCCGCTCTACGTCGACCCGGAGGCAGTCCGCGTCGTCGAAGGCGATGCCACCGTGACCCAGGAGTTGCTGGCGGCGGGCTTCGATCACGTGTTGTTCACCGGCGGCACCGAGGTCGGAAAGAAGATCATGGCCGCGGCAGCACCGACCCTCACCCCGGTGACGCTGGAACTGGGCGGCAAGAGCCCGGTGATCGTTGCGGCCGACGCCGACATCGATGTCGCCGCGCGCCGCATCGCGTGGGTGAAGCTGTTGAATTCGGGTCAAACCTGCATCGCGCCGGACTACGTGCTGGCCGACCGCCGGATCGTCGACCAATTGGTCGGCAGGATCGTCGCCAATGTCCGTGATTTCCGTTCGGGGGAGCCGGATCCGGCGTTGCGGATCGTCAATCAACGCCAGTTCGACCGCCTGGTTTCGCTGATCAGCGCCACCGACGGGAAAGTCGTGACCGGGGGCCGGTCGGATGCCGCCACCCTGCGGATCGAACCGACGGTGATCGTCGATCCGGCACCGACCGATCCGGTGATGTCCGAGGAGATCTTCGGTCCGATACTTCCGGTCTTGGCGGTCGAATCGCTCGATCAGGCAGTCGATTTCGTAAACAGTAGGCCAAAGCCGTTGGCGCTGTATGTCTTCGCTTCTGGCCAGATCGGCCGCGACCTGATCGACCGCATTCCGTCCGGCGGCGCCGTGATCAATCATGTCGCTATGCAGTGTCTGGTGCCCTCGCTGCCGTTCGGGGGTGTCGGCGCCAGCGGCATGGGGGCCTATCACGGAAAGTGGGGTTTCGAGGCGCTGAGTCATCGGCGCGCGGTGCTCTCCAAGACGGCCAAACCCGATCTGCGGCTGGTCTACCCGCCGTACAGTCCGCGGGCGCTGAAGATCATGCGGAAGGTTTTCTGA
- the fdx gene encoding ferredoxin — MRVAVDPTKCSGIGLCEVTAPAVFEVGDDGQSHAIDPEPPEGERPAVEQAVSECPTGALSIQD, encoded by the coding sequence ATGCGCGTGGCGGTCGACCCCACCAAGTGCTCGGGAATCGGACTGTGCGAGGTCACCGCGCCGGCGGTGTTCGAGGTCGGTGACGACGGCCAGTCGCACGCAATCGATCCCGAACCGCCCGAGGGCGAACGCCCCGCGGTCGAACAGGCTGTGAGCGAGTGCCCCACTGGCGCATTGTCAATCCAGGACTAG
- a CDS encoding hypothetical protein (frameshifted, insertion at around 4793748,4793797), producing MAEIHDLRITISEPDIADLRERLKRTRWPDAETVSDWSQGIPSSYVRELAGYWAENYDMNRLAERLNAYPNYHATLGDLGVHFLHVRSPHDGARPLILTHGWPGSVLEFLDVIGPLTEPERFGGAVEDAFHVVIPSLPGYGFSAKPTITGVGIERIADAWDELMAALGYHGYYAQGGDWGAFVTTAMGIKRPAGLLGIHVNMALASPEALAGLGELTPRRAGRRGDCRRTWSRRVPTPCSRPPARRRWGMGSPTRPSVSSLGSPRSSTPGRIVTDIRRRPWRAMSFWTM from the coding sequence ATGGCCGAGATCCACGACCTCCGTATCACGATTTCCGAGCCCGACATCGCCGACCTGCGCGAGCGGTTGAAGCGCACCCGGTGGCCGGACGCCGAGACCGTCTCGGACTGGTCGCAGGGCATCCCGTCGTCGTATGTTCGCGAGTTGGCCGGGTACTGGGCGGAGAACTACGACATGAACCGGCTCGCCGAGCGCCTCAATGCTTATCCGAACTACCACGCGACACTCGGCGATTTAGGGGTCCACTTTCTGCATGTGCGCTCCCCGCACGACGGTGCCCGGCCGTTGATCCTGACGCATGGCTGGCCGGGCTCGGTGCTGGAGTTCCTGGACGTGATCGGTCCGCTGACCGAGCCGGAGCGGTTCGGTGGCGCGGTCGAAGACGCCTTCCACGTGGTCATTCCCTCATTGCCGGGATACGGGTTCAGTGCCAAGCCGACGATAACGGGCGTGGGCATCGAGCGAATCGCCGACGCGTGGGATGAACTGATGGCCGCCCTGGGCTATCACGGCTACTACGCTCAGGGCGGTGACTGGGGCGCCTTCGTGACCACGGCGATGGGCATCAAGCGTCCGGCCGGGCTGCTCGGGATTCACGTCAACATGGCGCTGGCTTCGCCCGAAGCGCTGGCCGGCCTCGGTGAACTCACCCCCCGACGAGCAGGCCGTCGGGGGGACTGCCGGCGTACCTGGAGCAGGAGGGTGCCTACGCCGTGCAGCAGGCCACCCGCCCGCAGACGCTGGGGTATGGGCTCGCCGACTCGCCCGTCGGTCAGCTCGCTTGGATCACCGAGAAGTTCTACGCCTGGACGGATTGTGACGGACATCCGGAGAAGGCCGTGGCGCGCGATGTCATTTTGGACAATGTGA